The Panicum hallii strain FIL2 chromosome 9, PHallii_v3.1, whole genome shotgun sequence genome has a window encoding:
- the LOC112873171 gene encoding probable apyrase 6 — MPDPTTKPPSPRPRRRRRLCGLCLGTALLALLVSALVHAVAPPRRHAPAPAPARFSVIIDGGSTGTRAHVFAVGPDGRPDLARSAVMRVSPGLSSFAADPARVGESLRPLIEFAREKIGTAGGATAEAEVRLMATAGLRLLEDRAREAILASCRDVLRAAGFRFEDAWAKVIPGSDEGIYAWVAANYALGRLGGDPNKTVGIIELGGASAQLTFVSDEVLPPELSNNFIFGETTYTLYTNSFLNFGQNAAQDSLHEVLRSRGSSKNSTLVDPCAPRGYSHNEEVMVRTSGASRSTLENQYVDSGNGNFTECRSTSLLLLQKGKEKCKYQQCQLGSTFVPELRGYFLATENFYFTSKFFGLKKSSSLSDFALAGEQFCNQDLSTLREKYPNRSDEDFSRYCFSSAYIVALLHDSLGVPLDDKRIEYSNQVGDIQVEWALGAFITLMQNTSSKPSHTAVTSTHSNRPLFAVVGIFLLCGVFFVSKWRKPKTKIIYDLEKGRYIITRIS; from the exons ATGCCCGACCCCACCACAAAACCCCCCTCGccgcgtccgcgccgccgccgcaggctcTGCGGCCTCTGCCTCGGCACCGCGCTCCTCGCCCTCCTCGTGTCCGCGCTCGTccacgccgtcgccccgccgcgGCGTCACGCTCCCGCCCCCGCACCCGCGCGCTTCTCCGTCATCATAGACGGCGGCAGCACGGGCACCCGGGCACACGTCTTCGCCGTGGGGCCCGACGGCCGCCCGGATCTGGCGCGCTCCGCCGTGATGCGCGTCTCCCCGGGCTTGTCGTCCTTCGCAGCCGACCCGGCGCGGGTCGGGGAGTCTCTGCGGCCGCTCATAGAATTCGCGAGGGAGAAGATTGGCACCGCGGGGGGCGCCACTGCGGAGGCGGAGGTGCGGCTGATGGCCACCGCCGGGCTGCGTCTGCTCGAGGACCGCGCCCGGGAGGCGATCTTGGCGTCCTGCAGGGACGTGCTCCGGGCCGCTGGATTCCGGTTCGAGGACGCGTGGGCCAAGGTGATCCCAG GCTCTGATGAAGGCATCTATGCTTGGGTTGCGGCAAATTATGCTCTTGGCAGACTTGGAGGGGATCCTAACAAAACCGTTGGAATAATTGAACTTGGGGGCGCTTCAGCTCAG CTGACCTTTGTTTCTGATGAAGTGCTTCCTCCCGAACTGTCAAATAATTTTATTTTTGGTGAAACAACATACACTCTCTATACCAACAGCTTTTTAAACTTTGGTCAA AATGCAGCTCAAGACTCGTTACATGAAGTACTGAGGTCAAGAG GATCTTCCAAAAATAGTACACTTGTTGATCCTTGTGCTCCTAGAGGATATTCACACAATGAAGAAGTAATGGTGAGGACAAGTGGTGCTTCAAGATCAACACTAGAGAACCAATATGTTGATAGTGGAAACGGTAACTTTACAGAATGCAGATCCACTTCCCTGCTTTTACTGCAAAAAGGAAAAG AAAAGTGCAAGTATCAACAATGCCAACTGGGATCTACTTTCGTACCTGAGCTCCGTGGATACTTCCTGGCAACTGAAAATTTCTATTTTACTTCAAAG TTCTTTGGACTTAAGAAGTCTTCATCGCTATCAGATTTTGCACTTGCTGGAGAACAATTTTGCAACCAGGATTTATCCACTCTTAGAGAAAAGTACCCTAATAGGTCAGATGAAGATTTCTCACGGTATTGCTTCTCGTCGGCATACATTGTGGCTCTATTGCATGACAGTCTTGGTGTACCACTGGATGACAAGAG GATTGAGTATTCCAACCAGGTTGGAGACATTCAGGTTGAATGGGCCCTAGGAGCTTTCATCACATTGATGCAAAATACAAGTTCAAAGCCATCACACACTGCTGTAACATCAACCCATAGCAATAGACCATTGTTTGCTGTGGTGGGGATATTTCTTTTATGTGGAGTTTTTTTTGTGTCAAAATGGAGGAAGCCCAAGACAAAGATTATATACGACTTAGAGAAAGGCCGATACATCATAACACGCATCAGCTGA